A single region of the Salvelinus sp. IW2-2015 linkage group LG20, ASM291031v2, whole genome shotgun sequence genome encodes:
- the kpnb1 gene encoding importin subunit beta-1 has product MELITILEKTVSPDRNELEAAQKFLEQAAIENLPTFLVELSKVLANPGNTQVARVAAGLQVKNSLTSKDPDVKTRYQQRWLAIDANARREIKNFVLQTLGTETYRPSSASQCVAGIACAEIPVTQWPELIPQLVANVTDPSSTEHMKESTLEAIGYICQDIDPEQLQDNANQILTAIIQGMRKEEPSNNVKLAATNALLNSLEFTKANFDKETERHFIMQVVCEATQCPDTRVSIVRVAALQNLVKIMSLYYQYMETYMGPALFAITIEAMKSDIDEVALQGIEFWSNVCDEEMDLAIEATEASEQGRPPEHTSKFYAKGALQYLVPILTQTLTKQDENDDDDDWNPCKAAGVCLMLLATCCEDDVVPHVLPFIKEHIKHPDWRYRDASVMAFGSILEGPELNQLKPLVIQAMPTLIELMKDPSVVVRDTTAWTVGRICELLPEAAINEVYLAPLLQCLIEGLGAEPRVASNVCWAFSSLAEAAYEATDAAEDQEEPATYCLSSSFELIVQKLLETTDRPDGHQNNLRSAAYEALMEIVKNSAKDCYPAVQKTTLVIMERLQQVLQMESHIQSTSDRIQFNDLQSLLCATLQNVLRKVQHQDALQISDVVMASLLRMFQNTAGSGGVQEDALMAVSTLVEVLGADFQKYMDAFKPFLGIGLKNYAEYQVCLAAVGLVCDCAEP; this is encoded by the exons CCCACGTTCCTGGTGGAGCTCTCCAAGGTGCTCGCCAACCCTGGCAACACCCAGGTGGCTCGCGTGGCCGCAGGGCTGCAGGTGAAGAACTCACTCACCTCCAAAGACCCGGACGTGAAGACGCGTTACCAGCAGAGATGGCTGGCCATCGACGCCAACGCCCGGAGGGAGATCAAGAACTTT GTTCTGCAGACCCTGGGCACGGAGACGTACCGGCCCAGCTCGGCCTCCCAGTGCGTGGCCGGCATAGCCTGCGCAGAGATCCCCGTCACACAGTGGCCCGAGCTCATTCCCCAGCTGGTGGCCAATGTGACGGACCCCAGCAGCACTGAGCACATGAAGGAGTCCACCCTGGAGGCCATTGGATACATCTGCCAGGACATA GACCCTGAGCAGCTGCAGGACAACGCCAACCAGATCCTGACAGCAATCATCCAGGGCATGAGGAAGGAGGAGCCCAGCAACAACGTCAAGCTGGCTGCCACCAACGCGCTGCTCAACTCACTGGAGTTCACCAAAGCCAACTTTGACAaagag ACGGAGAGGCACTTTATAATGCAGGTCGTCTGCGAGGCCACACAGTGCCCAGACACCAGAGTGAGTATC GTACGAGTGGCTGCCTTACAGAACTTGGTGAAGATAATGTCTTTGTATTATCAGTACATGGAAACGTACATGGGCCCAGCACTGTTTGCG ATCACAATAGAAGCCATGAAAAGTGACATTGATGAAGTTGCCTTACAAGGAATCGAGTTCTGGTCGAACGTGTGCGACGAGGAGATGGATTTGGCCATTGAAGCGACTGAG gcatCGGAGCAGGGCCGGCCCCCGGAGCACACCAGCAAGTTCTATGCTAAAGGAGCCTTGCAATACCTGGTGCCCATCCTCACCCAGacactcaccaaacag GACGAGaacgacgacgacgacgactGGAACCCGTGCAAGGCGGCGGGCGTGTGCCTGATGCTGCTGGCCACGTGCTGCGAGGACGACGTGGTGCCTCACGTGTTGCCCTTCATCAAGGAGCACATCAAGCACCCCGACTGGCGCTACCGCGACGCCTCCGTCATGGCGTTCGGCTCCATCCTAGAGGGGCCCGAGCTCAACCAGCTCAAACCCCTCGTCATCCAG GCAATGCCCACGCTGATTGAGCTGATGAAGGACCCCAGTGTTGTGGTGAGGGACACCACGGCCTGGACGGTGGGCAGGATCTGTGAGCTGCTGCCGGAGGCGGCCATCAACGAGGTGTACCTGGCCCCTCTGCTGCAGTGTCTCATCGAGGGCCTGGGGGCCGAGCCACGCGTCGCATCCAACGTCTGCTGG gccTTCTCCAGCCTGGCGGAAGCCGCGTACGAAGCCACAGATGCAGCGGAGGACCAGGAGGAGCCTGCCACgtactgcctctcctcctccttcgaGCTCATCGTCCAGAAACTCCTAGAAACTACAGACAG GCCGGACGGTCACCAGAACAACCTGCGTAGCGCGGCCTACGAGGCCCTGATGGAGATTGTGAAGAACAGCGCCAAGGACTGCTACCCAGCCGTGCAGAAGACCACCCTGGTCATCATGGAACGCCTGCAGCAGGTCCTGCAGATGGAG tctcacATCCAGAGCACGTCGGACAGAATTCAGTTCAACGACCTCCAGTCTCTACTGTGTGCCACCCTGCAG AATGTGCTGAGGAAGGTGCAGCACCAGGACGCGTTGCAGATCTCAGACGTGGTGATGGCCTCCCTGCTCAGAATGTTCCAGAACACCGCCGGCTCCGGGGGCGTACAGGAGGATGCGCTCATGGCCGTCTCAACCTTGGTGGAAG TTTTGGGTGCTGACTTTCAGAAATACATGGATGCCTTTAAACCCTTCCTGGGAATTGGACTGAAGAATTATGCAGAATATCAA GTGTGTCTGGCCGCGGTGGGCCTGGTGTGTGACTGTGCCGAGCCCTGA
- the LOC111980676 gene encoding importin subunit beta-1-like gives MLVQPRVEFILSFIHHIAEDEDHSDGVVANAAGLIGDLCTAFGKDVMKLVELRPLINDLLTEGRRSKTTKTKTLATWATKELRKLKSQA, from the exons ATGCTGGTGCAGCCCAGAGTGGAGTTCATCCTGTCCTTCATCCATCACATCGCTGAAGACGAGGACCACTCTGACGGCGTGGTGGCAAACGCCGCCGGACTTATAGG AGACCTGTGCACGGCCTTTGGGAAGGACGTGATGAAGCTGGTGGAGCTGCGGCCCCTCATCAACGACCTGCTGACGGAGGGCCGGAGGTCCAAGACCACCAAGACCAAGACGCTGGCCACATGGGCCACCAAGGAGCTGCGCAAGCTCAAGAGCCAGGCCTG A
- the LOC111981421 gene encoding suppressor of cytokine signaling 7, with the protein SLSLHSKLQHSRPQSAFSPVAFGPAFTGETVSLVDVDISRRGVNSLHPPTPPPPPRRSLSLLDTFLRGLPRPIPLPAGGQNPSRVDQRPMLCPLSRPDASSFATSLRELEKCGWYWGPMNWEDAEMKLKAKPDGAFLVRDSSDPRYILSLSFRSQGVTHHTRMEHYRGTFSLWCHPKFEDRCHSVVEFIERAIMHSKNGKFLYFLRSRVPGLPPTPVQLLYPVSRFSSVKSLQHLCRFCIRQLVRIDHIQELPLPTPLIVYLRKFYYYDPEEEMYMSIKEMGRDMTTQLATGQPESQT; encoded by the exons tctctgtctctccacagcAAACTCCAGCACTCCAGGCCCCAAAGTGCCTTCTCTCCGGTGGCCTTCGGTCCTGCCTTCACCG GTGAGACTGTGTCCCTGGTAGACGTGGATATTTCTCGTAGAGGGGTGAACTCTCTGCACCCCCCGACACCTCCGCCTCCGCCCAGACGAAGCCTCAGTCTGCTGG ATACGTTCCTGCGGGGCCTCCCCCGGCCCATTCCGCTGCCTGCCGGCGGCCAGAACCCGTCTCGGGTGGACCAGCGCCCCATGCTGTGTCCACTGAGCCGCCCCGATGCCAGCAGCTTTGCCACCAGCCTCCGAGAACTGGAAAAA TGTGGCTGGTACTGGGGTCCTATGAACTGGGAGGATGCGGAGATGAAGCTGAAGGCCAAGCCAGACGGCGCGTTCCTGGTGAGGGACAGCTCTGACCCCCGGTACATCCTCAGCCTCAGCTTCCGCTCCCAGGGAGTGACCCACCACACACGCATGGAGCACTACAGAg GAACCTTCAGCCTCTGGTGTCACCCAAAGTTTGAGGACCGCTGTCATTCTGTGGTGGAGTTTATCGAACGGGCCATCATGCACTCCAAGAACGGAAAATTCCTCTACTTCCTGCGCTCACGGGTCCCAG GCCTCCCCCCGACCCCGGTCCAGCTACTGTACCCAGTGTCCCGCTTCAGCAGTGTCAAGTCCCTGCAGCACCTCTGTCGCTTCTGCATTCGCCAGCTGGTCCGTATAGACCACATCCAGGAGCTCCCCCTGCCCAC GCCCCTCATAGTCTACCTGCGAAAGTTCTACTACTACGATCCTGAGGAGGAGATGTACATGTCAATCAAGGAGATGGGGCGGGACATGACCACCCAACTGGCGACTGGCCAGCCGGAGTCGCAAACGTAG